ATCTGCCATATTGTTCATGACAGCCTACATAGCCAAACCACTCCGCTAGCAACGCCGATCAGTCCCTTATCAATATTTACTCTTCCTGCTATAGGAAGAGGCTTCCAGCAATACCTTTCCCCAATCGCACGCTCACCTCCAATCCATAACATTGATTTATAGAGATACTTTTTAATCATTCACTAATTTTTGGGGTAACCATGCGTTTTAATCAATCTCTTTCACCAATAGCTACTTTATTTGTCATTCTAAGCCTGACCGCTTCTGGCTCTGCTGCTGCAAACGATCACTTCCGCCAACATGATGCTCACATCCATGGCATCGTGGAAGTAAATATCGCCCAAGACAGCCAAGACTTACTCATGGAAATTCACGCTCCGGGTGCAGACGTTGTCGGCTTTGAACACGCTCCTCATACTGACGAACAAAGGGCGGCAATTGAAAATGCGATTAAAAAACTGCAATCACCAGACTCCACTTGGATGTTGACGCCTAACGCACGATGCCAATTGGTTGATAGCCAGGTCACTGAAACACTATCCACTCAGGAAGGTGTTGATCATGACAATCATGACAATCATGACAATCATGACAATCATGACAAACATGACCACGGCCACGATCATGACCATGACCATGACCATGACCATAGTGGCCACGGCGAATTTACTGCGCAATATACCTATAAATGTGACAAGATTGAGCAATTAACCGACGTTAAAACTCAGTGGTTCACACATTTCCCAACCACAGAGCGCATCACCGTTAACGCCATTACGGAGAAAGGACAAAAAGGTGGGTCGCTGACCTCAAACACCACCACTTTCCGTTTCTAATCCCAAGTAACCAAAATGGGGAAGTAATTCCCCATTTCAGGACAGATCATGAACATCATTGAGATCCGCGAACTCACATTCCAATGGCCTCGCCAAACCCAGCCATTACTGGATATCCCTACACTGGTGGTTAACAAAGGTGAAAAAGTTTTCATCAAAGGCCCTAGCGGCAGTGGGAAATCAAGTCTGCTAAGCCTGCTTGCTGGCATAAACGAACCGACATCGGGTACCGTTGAGCTCCTTGGACAACCCTTTAGTAGCCTCAAGCCAACGGCAAGAGACCGTTTTCGGGCCGACCATATCGGTTACATCTTCCAGATGTTCAACCTACTCCCTTATCTGTCAGTCATTGATAATGTCCTGCTCCCTTGCCGGTTTTCAGAGTTAAGAAAGACGCAAATTAACGGAGGCATGTATGAGCAGGCCAAAGAGCTACTTTCTCAGCTTCATCTCCCGAGTGAATGCTTGTCTCGCCCAATCAGTGAGCTCAGTATCGGACAGCAGCAACGGGTTGCCGCTGCAAGAGCGCTGATTGGTAAACCAAAATTATTAATTGCTGATGAACCAACCTCAGCGTTGGATCATGATAATCGCGAGGCATTCATCAAATTGCTGATGACGGAATGCGATAGGTCTGACACCACATTACTTTTTGTCAGTCATGATGAAACACTTGAACCACTATTTGATCGCAGTATCAATCTAAACGCCATTAACCAAGCAGTAAGGGGACAATAATGGGAGCGATCATCCGCCTGGCCTGGCAAAGCTTGGCAAACCGAAAAGCCACCGCCATACTGACGTTATTAACCGTAGCCATCTCAGTAACCCTCCTACTTGGTGTGGAAAAAGTCAGAACCCAAGCTAAATCTAGCTTCGCGAATACGATTTCGGAAACCGACCTTATTGTTGGCTCACGCTCCGGTCAGGTTAACTTACTACTCTATTCGGTATTCAGGATCGGTAATGCGACCAACAATATCGACTGGCAAAGCTTCCAAGAGCTCAGCCAGCATCGCTCCGTCAAATGGGCCATTCCAATCTCTCTGGGAGACTCGCACCGCGGCTTTCGGGTCATCGGTACCAACGGAGATTACTTCAAGCATTATCGATACGGCCAGAAACAACCTCTACAACTAGCCCAGGGCGAAGTCTTCGATAGCCTGTTCGAAACGGTGATCGGTGCGGATGTGGCAAGAAAGCTCGATTATAAAATCGGTGATGAGATCATTATTGCCCATGGTATTAGCGATCAGTCTTTTAACCGCCATGACAACCTGCCTTTTAAGATTATAGGGATCCTTGAGCCGACAGGGACTCCGGTAGATCGCAGCGTACATGTCTCGCTACCCGCCATAGAAGCAATTCATGTCGGTTGGGAAAGCGGGGCACGCCTTGGACAAACTCCAGGTGCCGACGTCCTTGCAGCCCAGCAATTTGAACCCAAGCAAATCACTGCAATTTTGCTTGGCCTTAACTCCAAAATACAAACCTTTGCCCTACAACGCTATATCAACACCTATAGCAAAGAGCCGCTGAGTGCCATTATGCCGGGTATCGCCCTCCATGAATTGTGGGGCATGATGTCTGTCGCCGAACAAGCATTGTTGGTGGTTTCAGGGTTTGTCGTCGTCGCAGGGCTATTAGGTATGCTGACCAGCTTGTTGACCAGCCTCAATGAAAGGCGCCGAGAGATGGCAATCCTCCGAGCTATGGGAGCAAGGCCCGGCCATATTTTCTTTCTGTTAACGAGTGAAGCGACACTCCTGACGGCACTAGGTGTCGCCGTCGGTACCTCCTTGTTGTACTTGATATTGCTGATCACTCAGCCGATTATTCAGTCACAGTTTGGTTTGCTTATCCCGATCACAGCGCCAACTAACTATGAGCTGTTGTTGTTAGTACTCGTGCAGTTAGCTGGTATGCTAGTCGGTATCATTCCTGCTATCCACGCCTATCAACATTCGCTATCAGATGGCATGACAATAAAGGTATAAACACATGAAAAAATGGCTACTTGCACTTTGCTGCTGGTTTCCACTGCTCAGCGCTGCGAATGAAGCGTTAACTTTGGACTGGATTGATCTCGTACCAGAAAAAGAGCGCACCCAATTCAACGCAAACCAAATGCCAATGCTCAATCATGACGGAGATCCAGCCAAGCAATCGATGATTGGTAGCGTTAGGGAGGAGCTCAATGGAAGTGAAGTCAAAATACCGGGCTTTGTGATCCCATTAGAAGGTGATGACAAAAAAGTCACCGAGTTTCTCTTAGTTCCTTACTTTGGCGCATGTATCCATGTCCCACCACCACCACCAAACCAAATTGTTTATGTAAAGTTCCCTGAAGGGGCTCCGATTCAGCAATTATGGGATGTGGTTTATGTTGTTGGTACTTTGAAAACCCAACCTGTTAGCCATGAGTTGGCTGAAGTCGGGTATTTATTAGAAGGTACTGCACTCGAAGACTACGACGATATGTAACCATAACGAGGCCAGTCTCCCATTGAGACTGGCCAATAGACTTAATAAGGGTTATACCAATGGAAGGCCAGACCGAAAGTAAATTACCCGCGCCCCTAGAAGCCCAGCCAAAAGAAAAACTAAAAAATAACGCTTCCAAAAGCATCATCATTTCGGTTGCAGAAGAGCTGGGAGTCGGTTATCTCATCAATAAAGAAGGTTCACAAATTCTTGCTGAAAGGTACGATGCTCGAAATAAGAAAGAGCAATACACCCAACAAGAAAACCTTGAAAAGATTTTCAAACTAGCCACTGACAGTACCCCAGCAGAAAAAGCCAAACAGATTGACCCTGACTGGCTCAACTATTTCACCACCATCGCCAGAACCATCCGTAATAACTCTATGCAACAGCTATGGAGTCGTATTCTCAAACAAGAGTTTCTCGTCCCTGGTTCGGTATCATTAAAGACACTTGATACGCTTCGTAGCATGACCCACAAAGAAGCTCAGGTCTTTCATAAAGCTTGTATGCTCTCTTGCCAATTTGGCAATGATAAAAGCAAAAAAATTCTGACGTCCTTAAAGGCTAAGCATAAGTTTTTACCATTTGTTTTCACTCCCACTCTCCATAAAGTTTCGTTGGGCAATTTCTCTCTGCCTTACTCTGATCTCCTGATCTTACTCGACTTAGGGCTCATTTTAAAAAGTGAGTTAGAGTCTGGAGAACTAACTTCAGGTATATCACTTCCTTTTAGTTACCAGAGTCAGACTTATAAACTCACCCCTCATCAAAAAGGTTTGAGCTTTATCTATTACCGCTTATCACCGACAGGTCAGGAGATTGCCGAGTTACTTGGCAGTAAGGCCCATGAACCTTTTCGCGAGACCATTCTCGAGCTATTGGCACCCTACTTTGTAATAGAAAGCCTGACCTGCTCCCCGCTTTCTAATCCAGCCATAACTTAGTAATGTTCATCTTATAAGAAGGAAGGTGAATATGAAGAAGCGATTCAACGAACAGCAGATCATTGCCATTCTCAAGGAAGCGGAGGCGGGTTTGCCCGTCAAAGAATTATGCCGCAAGCACAATATTTCTGATGCCACATTCTACCTCTGGCGTAAAAAGTACGCGGGCATGGATGTTTCCGATGCTCGTCGCTTAAAGGCATTGGAAGATGAAAATGCCAAGCTTAAGAAGCTATTGGCGGAATCCATGCTTGATGTTGATGCTTTGAAAGCGGCTCTTAACCAAAAGTATTGACCGTCGGAGACAAGCGCAAGGCTGTGCATGTAATGCAGGAAGTCACCACGATTTCGGAACGCAAAGCCTGTCTGCTCGTCGGTATAAATCGCGCATCGATGAGATACCAACCTCAACCTAAAGAGAGTGATGTGGAGCTATTGGCTCGCATACAAGAACTGGCACTCGAGAGAAAACGGTTTGGATATCGCCGTATTCATCGTCTTCTTCGGCGGGAAGGGACAGAGGTTAACCATAAGCGTGTTTATCGGTTATACCGAGAAGCTGGATTGGCCGTTCGTAAACGGAAGCGAAGGAAATCATTATGTGTCGGGCGGGAGCCACTTTTACTTCCCTCACTGCCCAACCATACCTGGTCAATGGACTTCGTCATGGATGCACTCAGTTCTGGTCGTAGGATAAAGTGCCTCACTATCGTTGACGACTTCACGAAGGAGTGCCTAGATATTACTGTTGCATCAGGAATTTCTGGGGATGAGGTAGTCGCCATACTTGAGGCTATTGCAGCTTTCCGTGGTTATCCTGAGGCCGTTCGAACAGATCAGGGGCCGGAGTTTACGGGTAAAGCTCTCGACCAATGGGCTTAC
This Photobacterium gaetbulicola Gung47 DNA region includes the following protein-coding sequences:
- a CDS encoding IS407a transposase (COG2801) yields the protein MQEVTTISERKACLLVGINRASMRYQPQPKESDVELLARIQELALERKRFGYRRIHRLLRREGTEVNHKRVYRLYREAGLAVRKRKRRKSLCVGREPLLLPSLPNHTWSMDFVMDALSSGRRIKCLTIVDDFTKECLDITVASGISGDEVVAILEAIAAFRGYPEAVRTDQGPEFTGKALDQWAYDHGVILKLIQAGKPTQNAYIESFNGKFRDECLNEHLFRDLSHARKLIGDWRIDYNENRPHSSIGYLTPSEFAVLTRSGLNNSNVTDITKEVLD
- a CDS encoding transposase IS3/IS911 family protein (COG2801), translating into MKKRFNEQQIIAILKEAEAGLPVKELCRKHNISDATFYLWRKKYAGMDVSDARRLKALEDENAKLKKLLAESMLDVDALKAALNQKY
- a CDS encoding hypothetical protein (COG3495) — translated: MKKWLLALCCWFPLLSAANEALTLDWIDLVPEKERTQFNANQMPMLNHDGDPAKQSMIGSVREELNGSEVKIPGFVIPLEGDDKKVTEFLLVPYFGACIHVPPPPPNQIVYVKFPEGAPIQQLWDVVYVVGTLKTQPVSHELAEVGYLLEGTALEDYDDM
- a CDS encoding peptide ABC transporter permease (COG0577) is translated as MGAIIRLAWQSLANRKATAILTLLTVAISVTLLLGVEKVRTQAKSSFANTISETDLIVGSRSGQVNLLLYSVFRIGNATNNIDWQSFQELSQHRSVKWAIPISLGDSHRGFRVIGTNGDYFKHYRYGQKQPLQLAQGEVFDSLFETVIGADVARKLDYKIGDEIIIAHGISDQSFNRHDNLPFKIIGILEPTGTPVDRSVHVSLPAIEAIHVGWESGARLGQTPGADVLAAQQFEPKQITAILLGLNSKIQTFALQRYINTYSKEPLSAIMPGIALHELWGMMSVAEQALLVVSGFVVVAGLLGMLTSLLTSLNERRREMAILRAMGARPGHIFFLLTSEATLLTALGVAVGTSLLYLILLITQPIIQSQFGLLIPITAPTNYELLLLVLVQLAGMLVGIIPAIHAYQHSLSDGMTIKV
- a CDS encoding hypothetical protein (COG0025), translating into MEGQTESKLPAPLEAQPKEKLKNNASKSIIISVAEELGVGYLINKEGSQILAERYDARNKKEQYTQQENLEKIFKLATDSTPAEKAKQIDPDWLNYFTTIARTIRNNSMQQLWSRILKQEFLVPGSVSLKTLDTLRSMTHKEAQVFHKACMLSCQFGNDKSKKILTSLKAKHKFLPFVFTPTLHKVSLGNFSLPYSDLLILLDLGLILKSELESGELTSGISLPFSYQSQTYKLTPHQKGLSFIYYRLSPTGQEIAELLGSKAHEPFRETILELLAPYFVIESLTCSPLSNPAIT
- a CDS encoding putative ABC transporter (COG4181): MNIIEIRELTFQWPRQTQPLLDIPTLVVNKGEKVFIKGPSGSGKSSLLSLLAGINEPTSGTVELLGQPFSSLKPTARDRFRADHIGYIFQMFNLLPYLSVIDNVLLPCRFSELRKTQINGGMYEQAKELLSQLHLPSECLSRPISELSIGQQQRVAAARALIGKPKLLIADEPTSALDHDNREAFIKLLMTECDRSDTTLLFVSHDETLEPLFDRSINLNAINQAVRGQ